The nucleotide sequence TGTTTCGGGATGTTCTTTTTCTGTCCATTCTAAAAGAATCTTTTCTTCATCTAAAAATGCAGGTTCGAGAGAAAACCGTTCAAAAAAAGGTACAACCGATTGAATTGTTTTTTCTATTCTTTTAAAATTCATTGGGTGCTTCTCCTGTAAATAGTAAAGATAAGCCGGTAAATTACCACCGTCTTCCCGTAAGGTTCTGTTATCGTTTACATTTGCTCTGGAACGCAAAGGTGCCGAACTGCTTGTATCGTGAAAATGATAGATTTTGTAACTTTCTAAATGCTCACTTAAATATTTATCTCTTATTGTTGATGAGCCTTTTATCAAACTTTCCTTGATATTTTCCCCATAGAAAGATTTTCTATATTGAGTTTGATTGGGTAATATACTTTCTTCCCTTGCAATAAATAATGTTCCGTCCTCATTGGGCATTAACTCAAAAAGATAAGCATTATTCCCGAAGTCTAAATAACCTTCTATTTCATTGGTATTTTTACGTCCGTAATGAAGTAGATTATCCACTCCACTTTTCAGTGAATATTGCTGTAACCGCTGTTCATAAATATTATTAACTAATTTAAAAAAGGAAATAAAATTCGATTTTCCCACACCATTTGAGCCTATCAATATATTGATGGGGTTTAAATCCAAATCCAATGTTTTGATAGATTTAAAACCTTTTATTTTAATATTCTGAAGCATAGTTGTGTTGTTTTAAATTCAATCTTTTGGTACGAAATTATAAATATCTATTTAAATTATTAGAATAAATATTTATATAAAAGAGATTTCAATCTGAAATCTCCTTTTCTATTTTATTAAAGTTTGTTTTTTTAGATAATCAGTTGCGTGTCTGCCTTCGTTAAAAAGCAAATCTAAAATACTTAAATTGTTTAAAAAACCGTGTTTTTCGTTA is from Flavobacterium dauae and encodes:
- a CDS encoding AAA family ATPase; this translates as MLQNIKIKGFKSIKTLDLDLNPINILIGSNGVGKSNFISFFKLVNNIYEQRLQQYSLKSGVDNLLHYGRKNTNEIEGYLDFGNNAYLFELMPNEDGTLFIAREESILPNQTQYRKSFYGENIKESLIKGSSTIRDKYLSEHLESYKIYHFHDTSSSAPLRSRANVNDNRTLREDGGNLPAYLYYLQEKHPMNFKRIEKTIQSVVPFFERFSLEPAFLDEEKILLEWTEKEHPETYFNANHLSDGSLRFIALVTLLMQPKLPKVIIIDEPELGLHPTAINKLSGLIKSAAEKDCQIIVSTQSVTLLNNFETEDIITVDKEGNQSVFRRLDKEVLSNWIDDYSIGELWTKSIIKGQPL